In Phlebotomus papatasi isolate M1 chromosome 1, Ppap_2.1, whole genome shotgun sequence, the following proteins share a genomic window:
- the LOC129798894 gene encoding integrator complex subunit 12, which produces MSALIEMDPTIKNAIKLVHSSSSDAAEKLRLTLDELIKTRFSSSKMLVNVLNKKHLAEENTATGSGTATHPPHQRHRSTDSNSKSSSSKSSSSNSSVSALEVTAIPLDTPTIMVELETLDEDTIMEDDQLKELEELVCVVCRQVDVSFRNRLVECADCHSLYHQECHKPQISESDANDQEDSWICILCKSKEITKSTTASTPIVTPPQTIPSSPPHKSSSSSYKSSSKSHESSSKSKSKSSSSSSKTSSRESSSSSKDSSSRDKSSSSSTSSVTPKINIISADKRIQIMKKKAKLNEGKRKHK; this is translated from the exons ATGTCAGCCCTAATAGAAATGGACCCAACAATTAAGAATGCCATCAAATTAGTGCACTCTTCGAGTTCTGATGCTGCGGAAAAGCTTCGTCTGACTCTGGATGAATTGATAAAG ACACGTTTCAGCTCCAGTAAGATGCTGGTAAATGTGCTGAATAAAAAGCATTTGGCTGAGGAGAATACTGCCACGGGGAGTGGGACAGCGACTCATCCACCTCATCAAAGGCATCGCTCCACAGACTCCAATTCCAAGTCTTCGAGCAGCAAAAGCAGCTCATCTAATTCTTCCGTGTCTGCTCTTGAAGTTACAGCTATTCCTCTTGATACACCGACAATAATGGTGGAGCTGGAGACACTGGATGAGGACACAATAATGGAGGATGATCAGCTGAAGGAATTAGAGGAATTGGTTTGCGTGGTGTGTCGGCAAGTGGATGTCAGTTTCCGGAATCGTCTGGTGGAGTGTGCAGATTGCCACTCGTTGTACCACCAGGAATGCCATAAGCCTCAGATTTCCGAATCAGATGCCAATGACCAGGAGGACTCTTGGATATGTATTCTATGCAAGAGCAAGGAAATTACCAAATCCACCACTGCATCAACTCCAATTGTCACTCCTCCTCAGACAATTCCATCATCGCCACCACACAAATCATCCAGTTCCTCATACAAATCTTCCAGCAAGTCGCATGAATCATCTTCCAAGAGCAAGTCCAAGAGCTCATCGTCATCTTCCAAGACTAGCTCGAGGGAATCCAGTTCCAGCTCCAAGGATTCATCTAGCAGGGATAAATCCTCATCGTCATCTACGTCGTCAGTTACGCCCAAAATCAACATAATTAGTGCTGACAAGAGAATCCAGATTATGAAGAAAAAGGCCAAGCTCAACGAAGGCAAGAGGAAGCATAAGTAG